A genomic stretch from Verrucomicrobiia bacterium includes:
- a CDS encoding ribonuclease HIII has protein sequence MVGLVTSYTATLTPEQAASLEAIVRDGTFRLREVPHARYSGAKKDLNVTCYQSGKLLVQGRGTREFVEFVLEPQVLGAAQLGYESVLNPERLHPRLGVDESGKGDFFGPLCIAGVYVNAAILAAWKDAGIRDSKHITSDAQVARLAGVIRDTPGCVHSVVAVGNEAYNRMHASTGSVNRVLAWGHARVIENLMEQRHRMIPAPVRAISDQFARDKSTVARALLPLGRTLELVQRHRAEEDPAVAAASILARDEFVRRLRTLEKEFGMPLPKGASAAVDAAGRAFVERHGAGRLPKVAKMHFRTACRVQGLPEPPRTEWRRT, from the coding sequence ATGGTGGGGCTGGTGACCAGTTACACGGCGACCCTGACCCCGGAGCAGGCGGCATCGCTGGAGGCCATCGTTCGGGACGGCACGTTCCGGTTGCGCGAGGTGCCGCACGCGAGATACAGCGGCGCGAAGAAGGACCTGAACGTCACCTGCTATCAGTCCGGAAAGCTCCTGGTGCAGGGCAGGGGCACCCGCGAGTTCGTGGAATTCGTTCTGGAGCCCCAGGTCCTCGGGGCCGCCCAACTGGGTTACGAAAGCGTCCTGAACCCCGAGCGGCTGCATCCGCGTCTGGGCGTGGATGAGTCCGGCAAGGGCGACTTCTTCGGCCCCCTGTGCATCGCCGGAGTTTACGTGAACGCGGCGATCCTGGCCGCGTGGAAGGACGCCGGCATCCGCGACTCCAAGCACATCACCAGCGATGCGCAGGTTGCCCGGCTCGCGGGGGTGATCCGGGACACGCCGGGTTGCGTCCACAGCGTGGTTGCCGTGGGCAACGAGGCCTACAATCGCATGCATGCCTCCACGGGTTCGGTGAACCGGGTTCTGGCCTGGGGCCATGCCCGGGTGATCGAGAACCTCATGGAGCAGCGTCACCGCATGATCCCGGCGCCTGTGCGGGCCATCAGCGACCAGTTCGCGCGCGACAAGTCCACCGTGGCCCGCGCGCTGCTGCCCCTTGGACGCACCCTGGAGCTCGTGCAGCGGCACCGGGCCGAGGAGGATCCGGCGGTGGCGGCGGCCTCCATTCTGGCGAGGGACGAATTCGTCCGGCGCCTCCGCACCCTGGAGAAGGAGTTTGGCATGCCACTGCCCAAGGGGGCCTCGGCGGCTGTGGACGCCGCGGGACGCGCGTTTGTGGAGCGGCACGGGGCCGGACGGTTGCCGAAGGTCGCGAAGATGCACTTCCGCACCGCCTGTCGCGTGCAGGGGCTTCCGGAACCACCCCGGACGGAATGGCGCCGAACCTGA